One window of Nostoc sp. C052 genomic DNA carries:
- a CDS encoding GumC family protein, which yields MTQRLLLVPVVKLKNLVTSRWLRYGVLGVAGNAFIWGTSIQYLKVTKPVYTSEFGLILSAASFGVNVNLPGIGQATSSSGSAMGGSTYDARENYEYVFTSEPVLKKAAAIAKIPESQFSKPRIKLLDNTTIMKFEVTGRSPQEARNKCLALYQAMVYQVNALRSAEFSQRKEPMQKTLLSAQQKLEQAQKHLSEYKVRSGLSYPDQVGNLSSNIEQLRRQRAEVRAQEKFTSQKLQQLSKNLGLLPQEAADAFLLHVDQIFQQNLKDYSEATASLEILITKFGSNHPQVVKQSIRQEAALASLLERSELLLGKPMTTFTLSRLALAVNGSGRDTLFQSLVSNQSEQQGLQAQVKTLDSEIKRLEKRLEILSGRQANLENLKRDEQIAEAMFASTLTKLDLGQGDIFAAYPLVQMLVEPSMPDQPTAPKKGFILAGSAAGSVFSTLGLLLLWIRKPWIEKLSKWIS from the coding sequence ATGACCCAACGGCTTTTGCTCGTCCCAGTAGTAAAGTTAAAGAATTTGGTTACAAGTCGTTGGCTTCGCTATGGCGTACTCGGTGTAGCAGGCAATGCTTTCATCTGGGGGACATCAATTCAGTATTTGAAAGTCACCAAACCGGTCTATACCAGCGAGTTCGGACTAATTCTTTCTGCTGCTAGTTTTGGTGTTAACGTTAACCTCCCAGGAATTGGTCAGGCAACATCTTCTAGTGGTTCAGCAATGGGTGGTTCCACTTATGATGCTAGAGAAAATTATGAATATGTTTTTACCAGTGAACCAGTTTTAAAAAAAGCCGCTGCGATCGCCAAAATCCCAGAATCACAATTTAGCAAACCCCGGATCAAACTCTTGGACAACACTACAATCATGAAGTTTGAAGTCACCGGTAGAAGTCCCCAGGAAGCACGTAATAAATGCCTAGCTCTGTATCAAGCTATGGTTTATCAAGTCAATGCTTTACGATCTGCCGAATTTAGTCAGCGTAAAGAACCTATGCAGAAAACTCTACTTTCCGCCCAACAGAAACTAGAGCAAGCACAGAAACACCTCTCGGAATATAAAGTACGTTCTGGTCTAAGTTATCCCGATCAAGTGGGAAATCTATCATCTAATATTGAGCAACTACGACGGCAACGAGCTGAGGTGAGAGCGCAAGAAAAGTTCACTAGCCAAAAATTGCAGCAGTTGTCCAAAAACTTGGGACTCTTACCCCAAGAAGCAGCAGATGCTTTCCTTCTCCATGTAGACCAAATTTTTCAACAGAATCTCAAAGACTACAGTGAAGCTACAGCCAGCCTGGAAATTTTAATCACTAAGTTTGGCTCTAACCATCCCCAAGTGGTGAAGCAAAGTATTAGACAGGAAGCTGCTTTAGCTAGCCTACTTGAACGCAGTGAACTTTTATTAGGAAAACCGATGACAACGTTTACATTAAGCCGTTTAGCTTTGGCTGTGAACGGATCTGGCCGAGATACTTTATTTCAGAGTTTAGTATCTAATCAATCCGAGCAACAGGGACTCCAAGCCCAGGTAAAAACCTTAGATTCGGAAATTAAGCGTTTGGAGAAGCGCTTAGAGATTCTCTCAGGGCGACAAGCTAATTTAGAAAACTTGAAGCGAGATGAACAGATTGCAGAAGCGATGTTTGCCTCTACCCTCACCAAATTAGATTTGGGACAAGGAGATATTTTTGCCGCTTATCCTTTAGTGCAAATGTTAGTAGAGCCTAGTATGCCAGATCAACCCACTGCACCAAAAAAGGGTTTTATCTTAGCTGGCTCTGCGGCTGGTTCTGTCTTCTCCACCCTTGGCTTGTTGTTGCTGTGGATTCGTAAACCCTGGATAGAGAAGTTATCAAAGTGGATATCCTAA
- a CDS encoding O-antigen ligase domain-containing protein, protein MNKKLTKTDDIQPENIPEKVVFWAISNTYFFWVVGGLYIVGSFVGWVLLLFLLIKILAQTKNTPPDEKISISWVLWLWVIGMLLMEVALIVGHLDYNLETSLIIKSSIGWAKGWAGLALYPLVGCLKIRPQLIYRAICIVGFHTLLITPFLLLTPSLHLPEILYISPLRAVGGPGNEFFDVPLYEIDGSTGDLRWRLFTPWGPALGFVGNVYFMLALQEKNKKWRWFGLIGSVLMCFVCKSRLAQVCIVIIPLFTTVFSGMNRPRILIGVGFASYLSGIFSPSIILALNNFWEGFKAARAGSTRVRMALKRIAIYRWETEAPIWGHGVVEHGPHIVEHMYIGSHHTWAGLLFIKGIVGFMALAIPMGLSFIYLLIKSMDSKCPTAKVGLSIVMILFLYTFGENLEILVYLYWPGLLVMGIACQE, encoded by the coding sequence ATGAACAAGAAGCTGACCAAAACAGATGATATCCAGCCAGAGAATATACCCGAAAAAGTAGTTTTTTGGGCAATATCTAACACTTATTTTTTCTGGGTTGTGGGGGGGCTATATATTGTTGGCTCTTTCGTAGGATGGGTACTGCTACTGTTTTTACTAATTAAAATTCTGGCTCAAACCAAAAACACACCACCTGATGAGAAAATTTCTATTTCTTGGGTTCTGTGGCTTTGGGTAATTGGGATGTTATTGATGGAAGTAGCCTTAATAGTTGGACATCTCGATTACAACCTAGAAACAAGTCTGATAATTAAATCTTCCATTGGCTGGGCTAAAGGTTGGGCTGGGCTAGCTCTCTATCCCTTAGTAGGGTGCTTAAAAATCCGTCCTCAATTAATCTATCGAGCTATTTGCATTGTTGGTTTTCATACCCTACTAATTACTCCTTTTTTACTATTAACTCCCTCTTTGCATCTACCTGAAATCCTTTATATTTCACCACTAAGAGCTGTAGGCGGGCCTGGTAATGAATTTTTTGACGTACCTCTGTATGAAATTGACGGTAGCACAGGTGACTTACGCTGGCGGTTATTTACCCCTTGGGGACCTGCATTAGGTTTTGTTGGCAATGTTTACTTCATGCTCGCCTTGCAAGAAAAAAATAAAAAATGGCGCTGGTTTGGATTAATTGGCTCAGTATTAATGTGCTTTGTTTGCAAGTCTCGTCTGGCTCAGGTTTGTATTGTAATTATTCCTTTGTTTACAACGGTGTTCTCTGGCATGAATCGTCCACGAATATTAATAGGAGTGGGGTTTGCCAGTTACCTCAGCGGCATTTTCTCACCATCGATAATTCTCGCTTTGAATAATTTTTGGGAAGGATTCAAAGCTGCACGGGCGGGTTCAACACGAGTACGTATGGCACTAAAACGAATTGCGATTTATCGCTGGGAAACTGAGGCTCCAATTTGGGGACATGGCGTAGTTGAACATGGTCCCCACATTGTTGAACACATGTACATAGGATCACATCATACCTGGGCAGGTCTATTGTTTATTAAGGGAATTGTCGGGTTTATGGCACTTGCAATTCCAATGGGTTTAAGTTTTATCTATTTATTAATCAAGTCAATGGATAGCAAATGTCCTACTGCTAAAGTTGGCTTGAGTATTGTGATGATTCTTTTTCTTTATACTTTTGGTGAGAATTTGGAGATATTAGTATATTTATATTGGCCAGGCCTATTAGTTATGGGTATTGCCTGTCAAGAGTAG
- a CDS encoding AAA family ATPase: MSDLFKGFEQLIELVKTLEEKVEKGEIKTDFQINSRSMSNIPRSGNIPRPNNMANDIGTSRIRTQPSPNSDAGNGAAPDIVPPPDSPSGNALKDIGGLNEILKELKELIAIPLKRPDLLAKLGLEPTRGVLLVGPPGTGKTLTARALAEELGVNYIAIVGPEIIGKYYGEAEQRLRGIFEKAAKNAPCIIFIDEIDSLAPDRNSVEGEVEKRVVAQLLGLMDGFSHSQGVIVLAATNRPDHLDPALRRPGRFDREVQFRIPDAKGRRDILEILTRAMPLDETVNLDVIAEGAVGFVGADLKAVCQKAAYIALRRQIPSIEGQIPENMTVNQTDFLQALKEIKPAVLRSVEVEVPHIAWEDIGGLDKIKETLRESVEGALLYPELYLQTKALAPKGILLWGPPGTGKTLLAKAVASQARANFIGVNGPELLTRWVGASEQAVRELFAKARQAEPCVVFIDEIDTLAPARGSYNGDSGVSDRVVGQLLTELDGIEVGSTILVIGATNRPDALDPALLRAGRLDLQMKVDLPDLASRLSILQVHSQGRPLQDVDLNYWAEMTQDWNGADLTLLCNQAAVEAIRRFRSQGLIEPTEIRITTDDFNYAYQVLTQQRPD, from the coding sequence ATGAGTGATTTATTCAAGGGATTTGAACAGTTAATTGAATTAGTTAAGACTTTAGAAGAAAAAGTAGAAAAGGGAGAAATTAAGACAGATTTTCAGATTAACTCCCGTTCTATGAGCAATATTCCTCGGTCTGGGAATATCCCGCGTCCTAATAATATGGCTAACGATATTGGCACAAGCCGTATCCGCACCCAACCCTCTCCTAATTCTGATGCAGGGAATGGAGCTGCACCTGACATTGTTCCACCACCTGATTCTCCTTCTGGTAATGCTTTGAAAGATATCGGGGGACTTAATGAGATTCTTAAAGAACTCAAAGAACTCATTGCTATTCCCTTAAAACGCCCTGACCTGCTGGCTAAACTGGGTCTGGAACCAACCAGGGGTGTACTTTTAGTTGGCCCTCCAGGTACTGGTAAAACCCTGACTGCGCGTGCTTTAGCTGAAGAACTCGGCGTTAATTACATTGCTATTGTGGGGCCGGAAATCATCGGTAAATACTACGGTGAAGCCGAGCAAAGATTGCGCGGCATCTTTGAGAAAGCTGCTAAGAATGCTCCTTGTATTATCTTCATTGATGAAATCGATAGTCTAGCTCCAGACCGCAATTCTGTAGAAGGTGAGGTGGAAAAACGGGTTGTAGCTCAACTACTGGGTCTGATGGATGGTTTTTCTCACAGCCAAGGTGTGATTGTTCTGGCTGCCACGAACCGCCCAGACCATCTTGACCCAGCTTTGCGTCGTCCTGGCCGATTTGACCGCGAAGTTCAGTTTCGGATTCCAGATGCTAAAGGACGCAGAGATATTCTGGAAATTCTCACCCGTGCGATGCCTTTGGATGAAACGGTTAACCTAGATGTCATTGCCGAAGGGGCTGTAGGATTTGTGGGAGCGGACTTGAAAGCTGTTTGTCAAAAAGCTGCTTACATAGCCTTGCGTCGGCAAATTCCTTCGATTGAGGGACAAATCCCCGAAAACATGACAGTTAACCAAACCGACTTTTTACAAGCACTCAAAGAAATTAAACCAGCTGTGTTGCGGAGTGTGGAAGTGGAAGTTCCCCATATCGCTTGGGAAGATATTGGCGGTTTGGATAAGATTAAGGAAACCCTACGAGAATCAGTGGAAGGAGCGCTTCTCTATCCAGAACTTTACCTCCAAACGAAAGCACTAGCACCCAAGGGAATCTTATTGTGGGGGCCACCGGGGACAGGTAAGACTTTATTAGCCAAAGCTGTCGCTTCCCAAGCTAGGGCGAATTTTATTGGTGTCAATGGCCCGGAATTACTCACTCGTTGGGTAGGTGCCAGCGAACAAGCGGTGCGAGAATTATTTGCTAAGGCGCGTCAGGCGGAGCCTTGTGTAGTATTTATTGATGAAATTGATACTTTAGCGCCGGCACGCGGCAGTTACAATGGTGATTCGGGAGTGAGCGATCGCGTAGTCGGTCAATTACTGACTGAGTTGGATGGTATAGAAGTGGGAAGCACTATCTTGGTGATTGGGGCGACGAATCGACCTGATGCCCTTGACCCAGCTTTGTTACGAGCTGGACGCTTGGATTTACAAATGAAGGTAGATTTACCAGATTTAGCTAGTCGCTTGTCAATTCTGCAAGTCCATAGTCAAGGACGACCCCTACAAGATGTAGATTTAAACTATTGGGCAGAGATGACTCAAGACTGGAATGGTGCAGATTTAACTTTACTGTGCAATCAAGCGGCGGTAGAAGCAATTCGGCGCTTCCGCTCCCAAGGATTGATAGAGCCAACTGAAATCAGGATTACTACTGATGATTTCAATTATGCCTATCAAGTTCTAACTCAACAGCGTCCAGATTAA
- a CDS encoding ArsA family ATPase: MNYYDSLHLVMFSGKGGVGKTTISCSFARYWARKFPEEKILLISTDPAHSLGDVLQSEVKDIALPLTDLPNLSVQALDAQKLLLAFKAKYSHFLEMLVERGSLADGGDLAPVWDLNWPGLNELMGLLEIERLLSEKKVDRVVIDMAPSGHTLNLLGLKDFLDVILNSLELFQEKHRVITKTFSGSYTADEVDNFLVDMKTELAEGRRLLQDEKFTGCLVVGISEPMCYLETERFLNSLETLEVPYAGLFINRILLNSELEPDRYAEQQNLLKKYLELSPNYPVFTLPQQRVEPLGEVALDSLASQIKQIASVELAPPPLIQWPAKVLPSFHDFLNEGCQLIIVGGKGGVGKTTVGAAIAWACSQQHPDKNIRVISIDPAHSLGDAFGTNLGHEPISLASNLSGQEIDAHQVLEKFRADYLWELADMISGEGSQTETTVNVAYVPEAWRQIMSQALPGIDEMLALITVMDLLDSKQQDLIILDTAPTGHLLQFLEMPSALGDWLSWIFKLWIKYQDVLGRVDFIGRLRHLRQQVVQAQKKLKNPQHTQFIGVIQSEVAIISEHIRLTESLKNMGVNQHYIVQNRYSREVEIDGSLFPEQTMIRLPGLPRSVEPIARIQGAANLLFEVEELTKNKR, from the coding sequence ATGAACTACTACGACTCGTTGCATCTAGTTATGTTTAGTGGTAAGGGTGGAGTTGGTAAAACTACCATTTCTTGCAGTTTTGCACGTTATTGGGCGAGAAAGTTTCCTGAAGAAAAAATTCTGTTAATTTCTACAGATCCTGCACACTCTTTAGGTGATGTATTGCAATCAGAAGTTAAAGATATTGCTTTACCATTAACAGATTTACCTAACTTGAGCGTTCAGGCATTGGATGCACAAAAACTGTTGTTGGCATTTAAAGCCAAATATAGCCACTTTTTAGAAATGCTGGTAGAGCGTGGTAGTTTAGCTGATGGAGGAGATTTAGCACCAGTATGGGATTTGAATTGGCCTGGTTTAAATGAATTAATGGGATTGCTAGAAATTGAACGTTTGCTGTCTGAGAAAAAGGTAGATCGTGTAGTTATAGACATGGCTCCTTCTGGACATACCTTAAATTTATTAGGCTTAAAAGATTTTTTAGATGTCATTTTAAATTCCTTAGAATTGTTTCAAGAAAAACATCGGGTAATCACCAAAACTTTTTCAGGTAGTTATACGGCTGATGAAGTCGATAACTTTTTAGTAGACATGAAAACCGAATTAGCAGAAGGCAGACGCTTACTGCAAGATGAAAAATTTACAGGTTGTTTGGTGGTAGGTATCTCTGAACCAATGTGCTATTTAGAAACTGAGCGGTTTCTAAATAGTTTAGAAACGTTAGAAGTTCCTTATGCCGGATTATTCATCAATCGAATTTTGCTAAATTCGGAGCTAGAACCAGACCGTTATGCTGAACAGCAAAATCTACTTAAAAAATACTTAGAACTTAGCCCTAATTACCCTGTTTTTACCTTACCCCAGCAGAGGGTAGAACCCTTGGGCGAGGTGGCTTTAGATTCTCTAGCATCCCAAATTAAACAAATAGCAAGTGTTGAACTTGCTCCACCGCCACTTATTCAATGGCCTGCTAAAGTTTTACCTAGCTTTCATGATTTTCTTAATGAAGGATGCCAATTAATTATTGTTGGCGGTAAAGGAGGTGTAGGGAAAACGACAGTAGGAGCGGCTATCGCTTGGGCTTGTTCCCAGCAACATCCAGATAAAAATATTCGGGTCATTTCTATAGACCCAGCGCATTCTTTAGGAGATGCTTTTGGGACAAATCTAGGACATGAGCCTATATCTTTAGCATCTAATTTGAGTGGGCAAGAAATTGATGCTCATCAAGTTTTAGAAAAATTTCGGGCAGATTATCTTTGGGAATTAGCGGATATGATTAGTGGTGAAGGTTCGCAAACAGAGACAACAGTTAATGTTGCTTATGTTCCAGAGGCATGGCGGCAGATTATGTCTCAAGCTTTACCAGGTATTGATGAGATGCTAGCCCTAATTACTGTGATGGATTTATTGGACAGTAAGCAGCAAGATTTAATTATTTTAGATACAGCACCAACCGGCCATCTTCTCCAATTTTTAGAAATGCCATCGGCTTTAGGTGATTGGTTATCTTGGATATTTAAACTATGGATCAAATATCAAGATGTTTTGGGTAGAGTTGATTTTATTGGAAGGTTACGACATTTACGCCAACAAGTTGTACAAGCACAAAAAAAGTTAAAAAATCCTCAACATACTCAATTTATTGGTGTAATTCAGTCGGAAGTTGCAATCATATCTGAACACATCCGCTTAACAGAGTCTCTAAAAAATATGGGTGTTAATCAGCATTATATAGTTCAGAATCGTTACAGTCGAGAGGTAGAAATTGATGGCAGTCTATTTCCAGAGCAAACTATGATTCGGCTACCTGGTTTACCCCGTTCTGTGGAGCCTATAGCCCGGATTCAGGGAGCGGCAAATCTTTTATTTGAAGTTGAGGAATTGACTAAGAATAAAAGATGA
- a CDS encoding GvpL/GvpF family gas vesicle protein, whose protein sequence is MRSQNFYTYAFFNTPDFSVNLPSGNLGELLLINGKNISAVVEPGISLESNQNNDEQVIKMVLAHDRVICELFRQMTVLPLRFGTYFISEDTLLNHIESNAQEYQEKLNNIQGKNEYTLKVIPHKVEELAKPSGANGKDYFLAKKQYYEQQKSFFAAQNEEKCHLINLITETYQSSAIVQDHAEEVRLHLLVDRHDKALLLKQVLSLKEKCPHWNLILGEPLPPYHFI, encoded by the coding sequence ATGCGATCGCAGAATTTCTACACTTACGCATTTTTCAATACTCCTGATTTTTCTGTGAATTTGCCATCTGGCAATCTTGGTGAATTACTCCTGATTAATGGCAAGAACATCTCAGCCGTTGTAGAACCTGGAATATCTTTAGAATCAAACCAAAATAACGATGAGCAAGTCATCAAAATGGTTTTAGCCCACGATCGCGTTATCTGTGAACTATTTCGTCAAATGACAGTTTTACCTTTGCGTTTTGGCACTTATTTTATTTCTGAAGATACATTGCTAAATCATATAGAATCCAATGCTCAGGAGTATCAAGAGAAACTAAATAACATTCAGGGAAAAAACGAATATACTTTAAAGGTCATTCCCCATAAAGTTGAAGAACTTGCCAAGCCATCTGGGGCAAATGGAAAAGATTATTTTTTGGCTAAAAAACAATATTATGAACAGCAAAAAAGCTTTTTTGCTGCCCAAAATGAGGAAAAATGCCATCTAATTAATTTAATTACGGAAACTTATCAATCATCTGCGATCGTTCAAGATCATGCAGAAGAAGTACGGCTTCATCTTTTAGTTGATCGCCATGATAAAGCTTTACTTTTAAAACAAGTATTAAGCTTGAAAGAAAAATGCCCTCATTGGAATTTAATCTTGGGAGAACCTCTTCCCCCTTATCACTTTATTTAA
- a CDS encoding gas vesicle protein, with product MRKIRNQGIIRPKISTMPRNQSEASNQLELYKLITEKQRIKQELAFIEQRKVLLTKRLSTLQNQIDTTENNIKQLRDTESGVPPVARPKIFAETKNYQAFDIEY from the coding sequence ATGAGAAAAATTCGTAACCAAGGAATCATTAGACCTAAAATTAGCACCATGCCTCGCAATCAATCTGAGGCATCTAATCAATTAGAGCTTTATAAGCTAATCACAGAAAAGCAAAGAATTAAGCAAGAATTAGCTTTTATTGAGCAGCGAAAAGTGCTACTTACAAAACGCTTATCTACACTTCAAAACCAGATAGATACGACAGAAAACAATATTAAGCAGTTACGTGATACTGAGTCAGGAGTTCCTCCGGTAGCGCGTCCAAAAATATTCGCTGAAACTAAGAACTACCAGGCTTTTGATATTGAATACTAA
- a CDS encoding gas vesicle protein GvpG, translating to MLGKILLLPVMGPISGLMWIGEQIQERTNTEYDAQENLHKQLLSLQLKFDMGELSEEEFDAQEEELLLKIQALELEEESRLALESEEEEDYLVQSEFIDVSEENQVYQEQGVFVKEYEGNENLVLSP from the coding sequence ATGCTAGGGAAAATCTTACTATTACCAGTCATGGGCCCAATTAGTGGACTTATGTGGATTGGAGAACAAATTCAAGAGCGGACTAATACTGAATATGATGCTCAGGAAAATCTCCATAAACAATTATTAAGTCTGCAATTGAAATTTGATATGGGCGAATTGTCGGAAGAAGAATTTGATGCTCAAGAAGAAGAACTTCTCTTGAAAATTCAAGCTTTGGAATTGGAAGAAGAGTCTCGCCTAGCTCTAGAGTCGGAAGAGGAAGAAGATTATTTAGTGCAATCTGAGTTTATAGATGTATCTGAAGAAAATCAAGTTTACCAAGAACAAGGCGTATTTGTAAAAGAATATGAAGGCAATGAAAATCTAGTTTTATCACCATAA
- a CDS encoding GvpL/GvpF family gas vesicle protein: protein MTFGLYVYGIFPEPIPETVALKGLDSQPVYSQVIDGFTFLYSEAQQEKYLASRRNLINHEKVLEQAMQAGFRTLLPLRFGLVVKNWETVVTQLLQPYKEQLQELFEKLAGRREVSVKIFWDSKSELQALMESHQDLKQKRDQMEGKALSMEEVIHIGQLIEINLASRKESIIQVFFDELKPLADEMIENDPMTEDMIYNAAFLIPWEQESIFSEQVEAIDQKFGERLRIRYNNFTAPYTFAQIAS from the coding sequence ATGACATTTGGTCTGTACGTATACGGTATTTTTCCTGAGCCAATTCCAGAAACAGTTGCTCTTAAAGGATTGGATTCTCAACCTGTCTATAGTCAAGTAATTGATGGATTTACTTTTTTATATTCAGAGGCCCAACAAGAAAAGTATTTAGCTTCTCGACGCAATTTAATCAACCACGAAAAGGTTTTAGAACAAGCTATGCAAGCTGGATTTAGAACCTTACTGCCTTTACGTTTTGGATTAGTTGTGAAAAATTGGGAAACAGTAGTTACACAACTGCTTCAACCATATAAAGAGCAGTTACAAGAGCTATTTGAAAAATTAGCTGGACGCCGAGAGGTCAGCGTTAAAATTTTTTGGGATAGCAAATCTGAATTACAAGCATTGATGGAGTCTCATCAAGACTTGAAACAGAAGCGAGACCAAATGGAAGGTAAAGCATTAAGTATGGAGGAGGTAATTCATATTGGACAATTAATTGAAATTAATTTAGCAAGTCGCAAGGAATCTATAATTCAAGTCTTTTTTGATGAGTTAAAACCATTGGCAGATGAGATGATCGAAAATGACCCAATGACAGAAGACATGATTTATAACGCTGCCTTTTTAATTCCTTGGGAACAAGAATCTATATTTAGCGAACAAGTCGAAGCGATCGATCAAAAATTTGGTGAACGTTTACGCATTCGCTACAACAACTTTACTGCACCTTATACATTTGCTCAAATTGCTTCATAG
- a CDS encoding gas vesicle protein K: MVCTPAEKSPDLLPTTSKANSKAGLAPLLLTVVELVRQLMEAQVIRRMEQNSLSESDLERAGKSLQKLEEQVLNLCEIFEIEPADLNINLGDVGSLLPSPGSYYPGEIGNQPSILELLDRLLNTGIVVDGEVDLGIAQLNLIHAKLRLVLTSRPL; this comes from the coding sequence ATGGTTTGTACTCCAGCTGAAAAGTCTCCCGATTTGCTACCTACCACTTCTAAAGCTAACAGCAAAGCAGGTTTAGCTCCTTTACTTTTGACTGTAGTGGAACTAGTACGCCAGCTGATGGAAGCACAAGTAATTCGGCGTATGGAACAAAACTCTCTCAGTGAATCTGATTTAGAACGAGCAGGCAAAAGTTTGCAAAAGCTAGAAGAACAAGTTTTAAACTTGTGTGAGATTTTTGAGATTGAACCAGCAGACTTGAATATAAATTTAGGAGATGTTGGTAGTCTTTTGCCATCACCCGGATCTTATTATCCAGGTGAGATTGGGAATCAACCTTCTATACTGGAACTACTAGACCGTCTTTTAAACACCGGAATTGTTGTGGACGGTGAAGTAGATTTAGGTATAGCTCAACTCAATCTCATTCATGCTAAGTTGCGGTTAGTTTTAACCTCAAGACCGTTGTAA
- a CDS encoding gas vesicle protein produces the protein MTTTPLHPTRPQVNSNRVVPTSTQGSTLADILERVLDKGIVIAGDISISIASTELIHIRIRLLISSVDKAREMGINWWESDPYLSTKAQRLVEENQQLQQRLESLESQLRLLTSASVKDEATFAANNQDDFQPVSQVNGQLEKDSQVEA, from the coding sequence GTGACTACTACCCCACTACACCCAACACGTCCTCAAGTTAACTCAAATAGAGTAGTTCCTACATCTACCCAAGGCTCCACCTTAGCAGATATTCTCGAAAGAGTTTTAGATAAAGGAATTGTGATTGCTGGTGACATTTCTATATCTATTGCCTCAACTGAACTGATACATATTCGGATTCGTCTGTTAATTTCTTCAGTTGATAAAGCTCGTGAGATGGGTATAAATTGGTGGGAAAGTGACCCATATCTCAGTACCAAAGCTCAACGTTTAGTTGAAGAAAACCAACAACTTCAACAACGGCTAGAAAGTCTAGAATCACAGCTACGTTTGCTCACATCTGCAAGTGTGAAAGATGAAGCTACATTTGCAGCAAATAATCAAGATGATTTCCAGCCAGTGTCTCAGGTAAATGGTCAATTGGAAAAGGATTCACAAGTTGAGGCTTAA
- the gvpN gene encoding gas vesicle protein GvpN codes for MTITANNNKRAVLRVRPGQFVITPAIERVAIRALRYLASGFAIHLRGPAGTGKTTLAMHLANCLDRPIMLIFGDDEFKSSDLIGSESGYTHKKLLDNYIHSVLKVEDEFKQNWVDSRLTLACREGLTLVYDEFNRSRPEVNNVLLSALEEKILTLPPSSNQPEYLHVHSQFRAIFTSNPEEYCGVHSTQDALMDRLVTINMPEPDELTQTEILANKTGINRPDAYLIVQLVKAFRLRTGGEKTSGLRSCLMIAKVCAEHNILVSPENSDFREICADVLFNRTKWSASEATTIFLELLNHIRVLAVEESQDSITPEDTDAMPKAFAERLVGVASPREESEAIAEGGFPTIIDSNFSDLHPEDPQQPVVDKPVPFEKEIYHYLQQRKNAAFAVIQKEFNLNRISTNNALNALEQKGLVSKKNRVYTIEAN; via the coding sequence ATGACTATCACTGCAAATAACAACAAAAGAGCTGTTCTTCGTGTCCGTCCTGGTCAATTTGTCATCACACCAGCGATTGAACGGGTAGCGATTCGGGCATTGCGCTATCTCGCATCAGGGTTTGCTATTCACTTACGCGGGCCAGCGGGTACAGGGAAAACAACCTTAGCCATGCACCTAGCTAACTGTCTAGATAGACCAATCATGTTGATTTTCGGAGATGATGAATTTAAAAGTTCTGATTTGATTGGTAGTGAATCGGGGTACACCCATAAAAAGTTACTGGATAACTACATTCACAGCGTTCTCAAAGTCGAAGACGAATTTAAACAAAATTGGGTTGATTCTAGACTAACTCTAGCTTGTCGAGAAGGTTTAACCTTGGTCTATGACGAATTTAACCGTTCACGACCGGAAGTGAATAACGTCTTGCTCTCTGCTTTAGAAGAAAAAATTCTGACTCTTCCTCCTAGTAGTAATCAGCCAGAATACCTACACGTTCATTCCCAATTTCGGGCTATTTTCACCTCCAACCCAGAAGAGTACTGCGGAGTCCATTCGACTCAGGATGCTTTAATGGATAGGTTGGTCACTATTAATATGCCAGAACCGGATGAGCTAACTCAAACCGAGATATTAGCTAATAAAACAGGCATCAATAGACCAGATGCTTATTTAATTGTGCAGTTGGTTAAAGCATTTCGCTTACGTACAGGTGGAGAGAAGACATCAGGATTGCGGTCTTGTTTGATGATTGCTAAGGTATGTGCGGAACACAATATTTTGGTATCACCAGAAAATTCTGATTTTCGGGAAATTTGTGCAGATGTGCTGTTCAATCGCACTAAGTGGTCTGCTAGCGAAGCTACAACGATTTTCTTAGAATTACTGAACCATATACGCGTATTGGCAGTAGAGGAATCGCAAGATAGTATCACACCAGAGGATACAGATGCGATGCCTAAGGCGTTCGCGGAGCGTCTCGTTGGCGTAGCCTCTCCTAGAGAAGAGAGCGAAGCGATCGCAGAGGGTGGGTTTCCAACTATCATCGATTCTAATTTTAGCGATCTTCATCCAGAAGACCCACAACAACCAGTTGTAGATAAACCTGTTCCCTTCGAGAAGGAAATTTATCACTACCTACAACAGCGCAAAAATGCAGCATTCGCTGTGATTCAAAAAGAATTCAATCTCAATCGGATCTCAACAAATAATGCTCTCAATGCTTTAGAGCAAAAAGGCTTAGTGAGCAAGAAAAACCGTGTATATACCATTGAAGCGAATTAA